From Arcobacter sp. CECT 8986, a single genomic window includes:
- the uca gene encoding urea carboxylase, with protein MFKKVLIANRGEIANRIIKTLKKLGITSVAIYSDADKNASFVMNADISVALNSNVLSESYLDTNKILEISKEYEIDAIHPGYGFLSENVEFVKKCEENGIVFIGPTSKQIEDFGLKHTARKIAKENNVPLLEGSELLNSLEEAVKIADEIGYPVMLKSTAGGGGIGMKLCFSKEQLEEAYDNVIKLAGNNFSNSGVFLEKYIEKARHIEVQIFGDGLGNVKTLGERDCSIQRRNQKVIEETPAPNLSDEIREKLYESSFKLAKAVNYKSAGTVEYIYDSNTQEFYFLEVNTRLQVEHGVTEKVCNVDLVEWMIKIAAGDNSDLLEYKHNPKGHAIEVRVYAEDASKNFQPSTGLITKVEFPSDIRCDTWIDDGCEVSAFYDPLLAKLITYEDTRSESINKLQEVLEKSRVYGIESNLTYLSQISKQEFFKDATFYTKVLDSFEYKPYKVDILKSGTMTTIQDYPARHGYWAVGIPPSGAMDSLTPRLLNKLLKNSEDASFIEMTFIGATFKFRQKSIIAFGGANMQAKLNGKEINMYEPISVNENDILEFKKVIGNGNRTYLAIQGGFDVAKFLGSSSTFTLGEFGGHSGRALKAGDVLSYSASKTQEFNTLKVSTSLTNEWEIGVVYGPHGSPDFFTNEDIKEFFNSSWEVHFNSSRTGVRLIGPAPKWAREDGGDAGLHPSNIHDNAYAFGTIDFTGDMPIILGPDGPSLGGFVCPATVISSELYKVGQLKAGDKIKFIPLSIEDADNFTKEYERAIENNTTLPNIKDFNSIKDEIESKTPIIKQAKFDELGIDITVRVSGDKFILIEAGELKLDIELRFFIHALMSFYEDKNIEGLVDLTPGIRSLQIHFNPKKISRDELLSLLDEALNSLNGINDLEVKSRTVYLPLSWNDEGIQLAIKKYQQGVRKDAPWCPSNIEFIRRINGINSIDSVKNTIFDADYLVMGLGDVYLGAPVATPLDPTHRFVTTKYNPARTWTPQNAVGIGGAYMCVYGMEGPGGYQLFGRTLQMWNSFKTTKEFTKPWLLRFFDVVKFYPVSHDELMDIRSKFLFGKYSLKIEEGSFNLKEYKKFLESKKTQIDEFNQMRQKAFNDEKNMWKEKGLDSFKAQDAHHEVKDEIELGDDEEAVESIMSGNIWKMQVKVGDKVKASDVIVVLESMKMEVEIEAELSGTITKILYKEGDNIESGDILVVIKKDEK; from the coding sequence ATGTTCAAAAAGGTATTAATCGCCAATCGTGGTGAAATAGCTAATAGAATTATTAAAACATTAAAAAAACTAGGAATAACATCTGTTGCTATATATAGTGATGCAGATAAAAATGCATCTTTTGTGATGAATGCTGATATTAGTGTTGCTTTAAATTCAAACGTATTAAGTGAATCATATTTAGATACAAATAAAATATTAGAGATTTCAAAAGAGTATGAAATTGATGCTATTCATCCTGGATATGGATTTTTAAGTGAAAATGTTGAATTTGTAAAAAAATGTGAAGAAAACGGTATTGTATTTATAGGACCAACTTCAAAACAGATTGAAGATTTTGGATTAAAACATACTGCAAGAAAAATTGCAAAAGAAAATAATGTTCCATTACTTGAAGGAAGTGAACTATTAAATAGTTTAGAAGAAGCAGTAAAAATAGCTGATGAAATTGGCTATCCAGTGATGCTTAAAAGTACTGCTGGTGGTGGCGGAATAGGAATGAAACTTTGTTTTTCAAAAGAGCAATTAGAAGAAGCTTATGATAATGTTATTAAATTAGCTGGAAATAACTTTAGTAATAGTGGAGTATTTTTAGAAAAATATATAGAAAAAGCAAGACATATAGAAGTTCAGATATTTGGTGATGGGTTAGGAAATGTAAAAACATTAGGAGAGAGAGATTGTTCTATTCAAAGAAGAAATCAAAAAGTAATTGAAGAGACACCTGCTCCTAATTTAAGTGATGAGATAAGAGAAAAACTTTATGAAAGCTCTTTTAAACTTGCAAAAGCAGTTAACTATAAAAGTGCTGGAACTGTTGAGTATATTTATGATTCAAATACACAAGAGTTCTATTTTCTTGAAGTAAATACAAGACTTCAAGTAGAGCATGGTGTTACAGAAAAAGTTTGTAATGTAGATTTAGTTGAGTGGATGATAAAAATAGCAGCTGGTGATAATAGTGATTTATTAGAGTATAAGCACAATCCAAAAGGTCATGCTATTGAAGTAAGAGTTTATGCAGAAGATGCTTCTAAAAACTTTCAACCTAGCACAGGTCTTATTACAAAAGTGGAATTTCCAAGTGATATAAGATGTGATACTTGGATTGATGATGGATGTGAAGTAAGTGCTTTTTATGATCCATTATTAGCAAAACTAATTACATATGAAGATACAAGAAGTGAAAGTATAAATAAACTACAAGAGGTTTTAGAAAAAAGTAGAGTTTATGGAATAGAATCAAACTTAACTTATCTTAGTCAAATTAGTAAACAAGAGTTTTTTAAAGATGCAACATTTTATACAAAAGTATTAGATAGCTTTGAGTATAAACCTTATAAAGTTGATATTTTAAAATCAGGAACAATGACAACAATTCAAGACTATCCAGCAAGACATGGATATTGGGCAGTTGGTATTCCACCATCTGGAGCAATGGATAGTTTAACTCCAAGACTTTTAAATAAATTATTAAAAAATAGTGAAGATGCTTCATTTATAGAGATGACTTTTATAGGAGCTACATTTAAGTTTAGACAAAAAAGTATTATTGCATTTGGTGGAGCAAATATGCAAGCAAAACTAAATGGCAAAGAGATAAATATGTATGAGCCAATTAGTGTAAATGAAAATGATATTTTAGAGTTTAAAAAAGTTATTGGAAATGGAAATAGAACTTATTTAGCTATTCAAGGTGGTTTTGATGTGGCTAAATTTTTAGGAAGTTCATCAACATTTACTTTAGGTGAATTTGGAGGGCATTCTGGAAGAGCATTAAAAGCTGGAGATGTATTATCATATAGTGCTTCAAAAACTCAAGAATTTAATACTTTAAAAGTATCTACTTCTCTTACAAATGAGTGGGAAATTGGTGTAGTTTATGGCCCTCATGGAAGTCCTGACTTTTTTACAAATGAAGATATAAAAGAGTTTTTTAACTCATCTTGGGAAGTTCACTTTAACTCAAGTAGAACAGGAGTAAGACTAATAGGACCAGCTCCAAAATGGGCAAGGGAAGATGGAGGTGATGCTGGGCTTCACCCTTCAAATATTCATGATAATGCATACGCTTTTGGAACAATAGATTTTACAGGAGATATGCCAATTATATTAGGACCCGATGGACCAAGTTTAGGTGGATTTGTTTGTCCTGCTACTGTAATATCAAGTGAATTATATAAAGTTGGACAGCTAAAAGCTGGAGATAAAATAAAATTTATTCCATTGTCTATTGAAGATGCAGATAATTTTACAAAAGAGTATGAACGTGCAATTGAAAATAATACTACTTTACCAAATATAAAAGATTTTAATTCAATAAAAGATGAAATAGAATCTAAAACTCCTATTATAAAACAAGCAAAATTTGATGAGTTAGGTATTGATATAACTGTAAGGGTTTCAGGAGATAAATTTATCTTAATTGAAGCAGGGGAGTTAAAACTTGATATTGAACTTAGATTTTTTATTCATGCTTTAATGAGTTTTTATGAAGATAAAAATATTGAAGGATTAGTTGATTTAACACCTGGAATTAGGTCTTTACAAATACACTTTAATCCTAAAAAAATAAGTAGAGATGAATTACTTAGTTTACTTGATGAAGCATTAAACTCATTAAATGGTATAAATGATTTAGAAGTTAAATCAAGAACAGTTTATTTACCTCTATCTTGGAATGATGAGGGAATACAACTAGCTATTAAAAAGTATCAACAAGGGGTTAGAAAAGATGCTCCTTGGTGTCCTAGTAATATAGAATTTATTAGAAGAATAAATGGAATAAATAGTATTGATAGTGTAAAAAATACAATTTTTGATGCTGATTATTTAGTTATGGGATTAGGAGATGTTTATTTAGGAGCACCTGTTGCAACGCCACTTGACCCAACACATAGATTTGTAACTACAAAATATAATCCAGCAAGGACTTGGACTCCACAAAATGCTGTTGGTATTGGTGGAGCTTATATGTGTGTATATGGAATGGAAGGGCCAGGAGGTTATCAACTTTTTGGTAGAACTTTACAAATGTGGAATAGTTTTAAAACTACAAAAGAGTTTACTAAACCTTGGTTACTTAGATTTTTTGATGTTGTTAAGTTTTATCCAGTGAGTCATGATGAATTAATGGATATAAGAAGTAAGTTTTTATTTGGAAAGTATTCATTGAAAATAGAAGAGGGTAGCTTTAATCTAAAAGAGTATAAAAAATTCCTTGAATCTAAAAAAACTCAAATTGATGAATTTAATCAAATGAGACAAAAAGCTTTCAATGATGAAAAAAATATGTGGAAAGAGAAAGGCTTAGATAGTTTTAAAGCTCAAGATGCACATCATGAAGTAAAAGATGAGATAGAATTAGGTGATGATGAAGAAGCAGTTGAATCTATTATGTCTGGAAATATATGGAAAATGCAAGTAAAAGTTGGTGATAAAGTAAAAGCTTCTGATGTAATAGTAGTACTTGAAAGTATGAAAATGGAAGTAGAAATTGAAGCTGAATTATCTGGAACTATTACTAAAATATTATATAAAGAGGGTGATAATATAGAAAGTGGAGATATTTTAGTGGTTATAAAAAAGGATGAAAAATGA
- a CDS encoding urea amidolyase associated protein UAAP1: MIKSDNVVLNEVLPSSVKWSKIIKRGQTVRLKALGENASLSAMFYNAFNTAERFNSADTVKVQWNAFLGKGKVLLSEMGRVLFAITDDTTDGLLDVLGGISNERVIKENFGGEATYQSCRNGYHKSDKENFLIELGKYGMTKKDLIEGLNLFRKVDVKDGSKLVLNERTAKEGDYIELTAHMDILLILSNTPHAMDKSGVYNPSDVEITVFESVEIKDEDYIDYSEEAKRGFINTNRYFV, translated from the coding sequence ATGATAAAAAGTGATAATGTAGTTTTAAATGAAGTATTACCTTCAAGTGTAAAATGGTCAAAAATTATAAAAAGAGGACAAACTGTAAGATTAAAAGCTTTAGGTGAAAATGCAAGTTTAAGTGCGATGTTTTATAACGCTTTTAATACAGCAGAGAGATTTAACAGTGCTGATACTGTAAAAGTTCAATGGAATGCTTTTTTAGGTAAAGGAAAAGTTCTTTTATCTGAAATGGGAAGAGTTTTATTTGCTATTACTGATGATACAACTGATGGATTATTAGATGTTTTAGGTGGAATTAGTAATGAAAGAGTTATCAAAGAAAACTTTGGTGGTGAAGCTACTTATCAAAGTTGTAGAAACGGATATCACAAATCTGATAAAGAGAACTTTTTAATAGAACTTGGAAAATATGGAATGACAAAAAAAGACCTAATAGAAGGGCTTAATTTATTTAGAAAAGTTGATGTTAAAGATGGTTCAAAATTAGTTTTAAATGAAAGAACTGCAAAAGAGGGTGATTATATTGAGTTGACTGCTCATATGGATATTTTACTTATTTTATCTAATACACCACATGCAATGGACAAAAGTGGAGTTTATAATCCAAGTGATGTTGAGATTACTGTTTTTGAAAGTGTTGAAATCAAAGATGAAGATTATATTGATTATTCAGAAGAAGCTAAAAGAGGCTTTATTAATACTAATAGATATTTTGTGTAA
- the atzF gene encoding allophanate hydrolase, translating into MNLNIELLREKYLSGELKVEEVISSIFEKIEQTKDYNIWIYTLNNDEISSYIENLKDKNIEDLPLYGIPFAIKDNINLENIPTTAACKEYKYIANESAFVVKKLIEAGAIPIGKTNLDQFATGLVGTRSDYGECRNSINKEYISGGSSSGSAVSVALEMASFSLGTDTAGSGRVPAAFNNLIGVKATKGVISTSGVVPACRSLDCVTIFAKTLSEAKTVFNLANKYDKEDIYSRVYTPSNKKAKKEFTFAIPKKENLEFFGDEEAKNLYIKAVEKFESLGAKVVEIDFEPFIESANLLYSGPWVTERYIAIKDMITNHEEAVNKTVGTIVKSGEKIDAVNYFESEYILKKNRKYVDEVLEKFDFILTPTTGTIYKIDEVNANPIQLNTNLGYYTNFMNLLDLSAIALPAGFRKNSLPFGVTIVGDNFDEELLFEYSSRYLSKD; encoded by the coding sequence ATGAATTTAAATATTGAACTTCTAAGAGAAAAATATCTAAGTGGTGAGCTTAAAGTAGAAGAGGTAATCTCTTCTATTTTTGAAAAAATAGAGCAAACAAAAGATTATAATATTTGGATTTATACTTTAAATAATGATGAAATATCTTCTTATATAGAAAATTTAAAAGATAAAAATATTGAAGATTTACCTTTATATGGTATTCCTTTTGCTATAAAAGATAATATAAACTTAGAAAATATTCCTACTACTGCTGCTTGTAAAGAGTATAAATATATAGCAAATGAATCAGCATTTGTAGTAAAAAAATTAATAGAAGCAGGTGCAATTCCAATAGGAAAAACAAACCTAGACCAATTTGCAACAGGACTTGTTGGAACTAGAAGTGATTATGGTGAGTGTAGAAACTCTATAAATAAAGAGTATATTTCAGGTGGTTCTAGTTCTGGAAGTGCTGTTAGTGTTGCACTTGAAATGGCAAGTTTTTCTTTAGGAACTGATACAGCAGGTTCAGGAAGAGTTCCAGCTGCTTTTAATAACTTAATTGGAGTAAAAGCAACCAAAGGAGTTATTAGTACATCTGGAGTTGTTCCAGCTTGTAGAAGTTTGGATTGTGTTACTATTTTTGCTAAGACATTAAGTGAAGCAAAAACTGTTTTTAATTTGGCAAATAAATATGACAAAGAAGATATTTATAGTAGAGTTTATACTCCATCAAATAAAAAAGCAAAAAAAGAGTTTACTTTTGCGATACCTAAAAAAGAGAATTTGGAATTTTTTGGTGATGAAGAAGCAAAAAATTTATATATAAAAGCAGTTGAAAAGTTTGAGTCTTTAGGTGCAAAAGTAGTTGAAATAGATTTTGAACCATTTATTGAAAGTGCAAATTTACTTTATAGTGGACCTTGGGTAACTGAAAGATATATTGCAATAAAAGATATGATTACAAATCATGAAGAAGCTGTAAATAAAACAGTTGGAACTATTGTAAAAAGTGGTGAAAAAATAGATGCAGTAAACTATTTTGAATCAGAGTATATTTTGAAAAAAAATAGAAAATATGTTGATGAAGTATTAGAAAAGTTTGATTTTATTTTAACTCCTACAACTGGAACAATATATAAAATTGATGAGGTAAATGCAAATCCAATACAACTTAATACAAATCTTGGTTATTATACAAATTTTATGAATCTTCTTGATTTAAGTGCTATTGCACTTCCAGCTGGATTTAGAAAAAATAGTCTTCCTTTTGGTGTAACAATAGTTGGTGATAATTTTGATGAAGAACTACTATTTGAATACTCTTCAAGATATTTATCAAAGGATTAA
- a CDS encoding ATP-binding cassette domain-containing protein, with amino-acid sequence MKLVEAKRIWKEYGENIILENLNFSMDSGEFCTLVGPSGCGKTTFLRMLLGVENPSKGRLYFEGEDYPNEPSDERGIVFQRYSTLNHLSVIDNVIIGLEFEESKLLGKLFGAKKKQAYEKAQEILKAVGLIDSKDKYPHELSGGMKQRLSIAQSLVKKPKLLLLDEPFGALDPGISMDMHELLLDIHSKLNFGVVMVTHDISEAFKLGTRVLVFDKVRVDEEYPNRYGSTIVNDIDAKHKGINSLK; translated from the coding sequence ATGAAATTAGTTGAAGCAAAAAGAATATGGAAAGAGTATGGAGAAAATATTATTCTTGAAAATTTGAATTTTTCTATGGATAGTGGAGAGTTCTGTACTTTAGTTGGTCCATCTGGATGTGGAAAAACAACATTTTTAAGAATGCTTTTGGGAGTTGAAAACCCATCTAAAGGAAGATTATATTTTGAGGGTGAAGATTATCCAAATGAACCAAGTGATGAAAGAGGAATAGTTTTTCAAAGATATTCAACTTTAAATCATTTGAGTGTTATTGATAATGTGATTATTGGTTTAGAGTTTGAAGAATCTAAACTATTAGGAAAACTTTTTGGTGCTAAAAAAAAGCAAGCTTATGAAAAAGCACAAGAGATATTAAAAGCTGTTGGTCTTATAGATTCAAAAGATAAATATCCACATGAATTAAGTGGAGGTATGAAACAAAGATTATCTATTGCACAATCTTTAGTTAAAAAACCAAAACTATTACTTTTGGATGAACCTTTTGGAGCATTAGACCCTGGAATTAGTATGGATATGCATGAGTTACTTTTGGATATACACTCAAAATTAAATTTTGGAGTTGTTATGGTTACTCACGATATAAGTGAAGCTTTTAAACTAGGAACAAGAGTATTGGTATTTGATAAAGTAAGAGTTGATGAAGAGTATCCAAATAGATATGGTTCAACAATTGTAAATGATATAGATGCAAAACATAAAGGTATAAATTCCTTGAAATAA
- a CDS encoding 2-oxoglutarate ferredoxin oxidoreductase subunit beta has protein sequence MAFNYDQYLRVDKMPTLWCWGCGDGVILKALIRAIEKVGWNMDDVCVVSGIGCSGRFSSYINCNTVHTTHGRTIAYATGIKMANPDKHVICVTGDGDGLAIGGNHTIHGCRRNIDINHIVVNNFIYGLTNSQTSPTTPQGMWTVTAKRGNIDPTFNACNLAIAAGASFVARESMLEPKKLEKVFVKGLQHKGYSFFDVFSNCHVNLGRKNKMGTAMENLAWIDSITVAKTKFDKLEDSEKIGKFPTGILKQDDKALEYCDAYAKVKEAHQNNTKVEL, from the coding sequence ATGGCTTTTAACTATGATCAATACCTAAGAGTAGATAAAATGCCAACACTATGGTGTTGGGGTTGTGGAGATGGTGTTATCTTAAAAGCACTAATTAGAGCCATTGAAAAAGTTGGTTGGAATATGGATGATGTGTGTGTTGTATCTGGAATTGGTTGTTCTGGAAGATTTTCATCATATATAAATTGTAATACTGTTCACACAACACATGGTAGAACAATTGCTTATGCAACTGGTATAAAAATGGCAAACCCAGATAAACACGTAATTTGTGTAACTGGAGATGGTGATGGTCTTGCAATTGGAGGAAATCACACAATTCATGGATGTAGAAGAAATATAGATATAAATCATATTGTAGTAAATAACTTTATTTATGGATTAACTAACTCTCAAACAAGTCCTACAACTCCACAAGGAATGTGGACAGTAACTGCAAAAAGAGGTAATATTGACCCTACTTTTAATGCTTGTAATTTAGCAATTGCAGCTGGTGCTAGTTTTGTAGCAAGAGAGAGTATGTTAGAACCTAAAAAATTAGAAAAAGTTTTTGTTAAAGGTTTACAACATAAAGGTTACTCATTTTTTGATGTATTTTCAAACTGTCATGTTAATCTTGGTAGAAAAAATAAAATGGGTACTGCAATGGAAAATTTAGCATGGATTGATTCAATTACAGTTGCTAAAACAAAATTTGATAAATTAGAAGATAGTGAAAAAATAGGAAAATTTCCTACTGGAATTTTAAAACAAGATGACAAAGCTTTAGAGTATTGTGATGCATATGCAAAAGTAAAAGAAGCACACCAAAACAATACTAAAGTAGAACTTTAG
- a CDS encoding 2-oxoacid:acceptor oxidoreductase family protein — MARTLMRFTGVGGQGVLLAGSIFAAAKIKAGGYGLKTATYTSQVRGGPTVVDITLEDEPILFPYANDGEIDFMLSVAQISYDQFKKGVKDGGIIVIEPNLVKPTKEDREKFKIYEIPIITIAKEEVGNVITQSVLALSIANHMSGDIVDNEILRETMLSKVPAKVHDINNKAFDLGIKYAQEALEK; from the coding sequence ATGGCTAGAACATTGATGAGATTTACAGGTGTTGGTGGACAAGGTGTTTTACTTGCAGGTTCTATTTTTGCAGCTGCAAAAATTAAAGCTGGCGGATATGGATTAAAAACAGCAACATATACTTCACAAGTAAGAGGTGGTCCAACAGTTGTGGATATTACACTAGAAGATGAGCCTATTTTATTTCCATATGCAAATGATGGAGAGATAGATTTTATGCTTTCAGTTGCACAAATTTCATATGACCAATTTAAAAAAGGTGTAAAAGATGGTGGAATTATTGTAATTGAGCCAAATTTAGTAAAACCAACTAAAGAAGATAGAGAAAAATTTAAAATCTATGAAATTCCAATTATTACAATTGCAAAAGAAGAAGTAGGAAATGTTATTACTCAATCAGTATTAGCTTTATCAATAGCAAATCATATGTCAGGTGACATAGTTGATAATGAAATACTAAGAGAAACAATGCTTTCAAAAGTACCAGCAAAAGTACATGATATTAATAACAAAGCATTTGATTTGGGAATTAAATATGCCCAAGAAGCATTAGAAAAATAA
- a CDS encoding allophanate hydrolase-related protein yields MQEDEILIGVCGAHMSGLALNWQLVELDAKFVKKTQTKKGYRLFVLENKSPIRPGMIYDSNVQTQIEVEVWSMKVENFGKFMKQIASPLCIGTVFLEDDSSVYGFLCESDFLKGNKEITSLKSWRNFIK; encoded by the coding sequence ATGCAAGAAGATGAAATTTTAATAGGTGTTTGTGGTGCTCATATGAGTGGCTTAGCATTAAACTGGCAATTAGTTGAGCTTGATGCAAAATTTGTTAAAAAAACACAAACAAAAAAAGGTTATAGACTTTTTGTACTTGAAAATAAATCGCCAATAAGACCAGGAATGATATATGATAGTAATGTTCAAACACAAATTGAAGTTGAAGTTTGGTCTATGAAAGTGGAAAACTTTGGTAAGTTTATGAAACAAATTGCTTCACCTTTATGTATAGGAACAGTTTTTTTAGAAGATGATAGTTCTGTTTATGGTTTTTTGTGTGAAAGTGATTTTCTAAAAGGTAATAAAGAGATAACTTCTTTAAAAAGTTGGCGAAACTTTATAAAATAA
- a CDS encoding ABC transporter permease has protein sequence MKRLINQIPSKSINLFLGVLPFLLIVVVYVSSSNARLAQNPNDKLLPSVEKCIDSMSRMAFEKSKRSGEYILLNDTLSSLKRLAMGVGISALFALMIGISIGVIPYVTSTLSPMIWFLSLVPTMAMLPILFIVFGLGEVSKVVLIILGVAPIMTREIYQRVKEIPSEQIIKVQTLGASTWQIITRVIVPQVLPRLIDAIRLTLGTAWIFLISAEAIAATEGLGYRIFLVRRYLAMDVILPYVIWITILAFLIDFILRQFNQRLFPWFGKE, from the coding sequence ATGAAAAGGTTAATAAATCAAATCCCTTCAAAGAGTATAAACCTTTTTTTAGGAGTTCTTCCTTTTTTACTAATAGTAGTAGTTTATGTAAGCTCATCAAATGCAAGATTAGCTCAAAACCCAAATGATAAACTACTACCTTCTGTTGAGAAGTGTATAGATTCTATGAGTAGAATGGCTTTTGAAAAAAGTAAAAGAAGTGGAGAGTATATTTTACTAAATGATACTCTTTCAAGTTTGAAAAGATTGGCAATGGGTGTTGGCATTAGTGCTTTATTTGCACTAATGATAGGTATTTCAATAGGAGTTATTCCTTATGTTACTTCAACTTTATCACCAATGATTTGGTTTTTATCTTTAGTCCCAACTATGGCTATGTTACCAATATTATTTATTGTGTTTGGTTTAGGAGAAGTTTCAAAAGTTGTTTTGATTATTTTAGGTGTTGCACCTATTATGACAAGAGAAATTTATCAAAGAGTAAAAGAGATACCAAGTGAACAGATAATAAAAGTTCAAACATTAGGTGCTTCTACTTGGCAGATAATAACAAGAGTAATTGTACCTCAAGTTTTACCAAGGCTAATTGATGCAATTAGATTGACTTTAGGAACAGCATGGATATTTTTAATCTCAGCAGAAGCGATTGCAGCAACTGAAGGATTAGGATATAGGATATTTTTAGTAAGAAGATATTTAGCAATGGATGTGATTTTACCATATGTAATTTGGATTACTATTTTAGCTTTTTTAATTGATTTTATCTTAAGACAATTTAATCAAAGGCTATTTCCTTGGTTTGGAAAGGAGTGA
- a CDS encoding putative urea ABC transporter substrate-binding protein, translating to MKLSTSTKLFKLLAITALFVGISTTSLFGQTKKDFKVAWSIYVGWMPWDVIDSQKIIDKWAKKYGINIDIVQINDYIESINQYSAGEFDGCVMANTDALGIPAAGGVDSTALIIGDFSNGNDVIISKDAKKVADLKGTNINLVELSISHYLLARALEKNGLSEKDITVVNTSDADIVSAYTTPQVSSVVTWKPQVSQILAMPKAKNLFNSSEIPGEIIDLMVVNTKTLKDNPALGKALTGAWYEMMSLMNANTKKANEFKTLMAKASGTDLPGFEDQLKTTNMFYTPASAVKFNNSEQIMKTMEFVAKFSFNHGLYGEGASDYGFVGIEFPKGKVIGDKGNIKLRFDDTYMKMAADGKL from the coding sequence ATGAAACTATCAACTAGTACAAAACTTTTCAAGTTATTGGCTATAACAGCTTTATTTGTAGGAATTTCTACAACTTCACTTTTTGGACAAACTAAGAAAGACTTCAAAGTTGCTTGGAGTATTTATGTAGGTTGGATGCCTTGGGATGTTATTGATTCTCAAAAAATAATCGATAAATGGGCTAAAAAATACGGTATAAATATTGATATTGTTCAAATTAATGATTATATTGAATCTATAAATCAATATAGCGCTGGTGAGTTTGATGGATGTGTTATGGCAAATACTGATGCATTAGGGATTCCAGCAGCTGGTGGAGTTGATTCTACTGCATTAATTATTGGGGATTTCTCAAATGGAAATGATGTAATTATTTCTAAAGATGCTAAAAAAGTTGCAGATTTAAAAGGTACAAACATCAATTTAGTTGAGTTATCTATCTCTCACTATTTATTAGCAAGAGCATTAGAAAAAAATGGTCTTAGTGAAAAAGATATAACTGTTGTAAATACTTCTGATGCTGATATTGTTTCAGCTTATACTACTCCTCAAGTTTCTTCTGTTGTTACATGGAAACCTCAAGTTAGTCAAATTTTAGCAATGCCTAAAGCTAAAAACTTATTTAATAGTTCAGAAATTCCTGGAGAAATTATTGACTTAATGGTAGTAAATACAAAAACTTTAAAAGATAATCCAGCTTTAGGAAAAGCATTAACTGGTGCTTGGTATGAAATGATGAGTTTAATGAATGCAAATACAAAAAAAGCAAATGAGTTTAAAACACTTATGGCAAAAGCTTCAGGAACAGATTTACCAGGATTTGAAGACCAACTAAAAACTACAAATATGTTCTATACTCCAGCAAGTGCTGTTAAATTTAATAATAGCGAACAAATTATGAAAACAATGGAATTTGTTGCAAAATTTTCATTTAATCATGGTCTTTATGGAGAAGGTGCAAGTGATTATGGTTTTGTAGGAATTGAATTTCCTAAAGGTAAAGTTATAGGAGATAAAGGAAATATCAAATTAAGATTTGATGATACATATATGAAAATGGCTGCGGACGGTAAGCTTTAA
- a CDS encoding urea amidolyase associated protein UAAP2, whose amino-acid sequence MSKNIENAIYNEKLPSGLPWGRVIKKGQTFRIVDLEGCQAVDTLFYNANNVNDRYSATDTIREQGSIFITTGTKLLSSDDNVLMEIVEDTCGNHDTLGGHCSAESNSVRFGLNKKYMHSCRDNFLTVISQLEMNPKDITNNINFFMNVPVEEDGHLAIVDGISKPGDYIEMQAQMDTLVLISNCPQLNNPCNGYNPTPIQLIIWDN is encoded by the coding sequence ATGTCAAAAAATATAGAAAATGCAATTTATAATGAAAAATTACCATCAGGACTTCCTTGGGGAAGAGTTATAAAAAAAGGTCAAACTTTTAGAATAGTTGATTTAGAAGGTTGTCAAGCAGTTGATACACTTTTTTATAATGCAAATAATGTAAATGATAGATATAGTGCAACTGATACAATTAGAGAACAAGGTAGTATTTTTATTACAACAGGAACAAAACTTTTAAGTAGTGATGATAATGTATTGATGGAAATAGTAGAAGATACTTGTGGAAATCATGATACTTTAGGTGGACATTGTAGTGCTGAGAGTAACTCTGTTAGATTTGGATTAAATAAAAAATATATGCACTCATGTAGAGATAATTTTTTAACTGTTATTTCTCAATTAGAGATGAATCCAAAAGATATTACAAATAATATTAACTTTTTTATGAATGTTCCAGTTGAAGAAGATGGGCATTTAGCAATTGTTGATGGTATTTCTAAACCAGGAGATTATATTGAAATGCAAGCACAAATGGATACATTAGTTTTAATTTCAAATTGTCCTCAATTAAATAATCCTTGTAATGGATATAACCCAACACCTATTCAATTAATTATTTGGGATAATTAA